One part of the Malus sylvestris chromosome 2, drMalSylv7.2, whole genome shotgun sequence genome encodes these proteins:
- the LOC126598032 gene encoding blue copper protein-like has product MAGVAYLLMVALLVLPSVVFATQYVVGDDQGWNSGVDYYAWVEGKTFHVGDSLVFNYIAGEHNVIVVGANGYDQCLASPNSGAYYSGNDVLTFVAAGDFYFICEYHCDYSDQKVKVTVN; this is encoded by the exons ATGGCAGGAGTTGCTTATCTTCTCATGGTTGCGCTTCTCGTTCTTCCTAGCGTGGTTTTCGCGACACAGTATGTTGTCGGAGATGACCAAGGCTGGAATTCTGGAGTTGATTACTACGCTTGGGTTGAAGGAAAAACATTCCATGTTGGAGATTCATTAG TTTTCAATTACATTGCAGGTGAGCACAATGTGATTGTGGTTGGTGCTAATGGGTACGATCAATGTCTTGCATCTCCAAACAGCGGTGCCTATTACAGTGGTAACGACGTACTAACATTTGTCGCTGCCGGGGACTTCTACTTCATCTGTGAATATCACTGCGATTATAGCGACCAGAAGGTTAAGGTCACCGTGAACTAG
- the LOC126598048 gene encoding blue copper protein-like: MARVTYLLVIALLVLPSVVFATRYVVGDDEGWNSGVDYYAWVEGKTFYVGDSLAFNYNAGAHNVVVVDTNGYDQCLASPNNGAYNSGHDVLTFNVAGDYYFICEWHCNHTDQKLKVTVN, from the exons ATGGCACGAGTCACTTATCTTCTCGTGATCGCGCTTCTCGTTCTTCCTAGCGTGGTGTTCGCGACACGGTATGTCGTCGGAGATGACGAAGGCTGGAATTCAGGAGTTGATTACTATGCTTGGGTTGAGGGAAAAACATTCTATGTTGGAGATTCATTAG CTTTCAATTACAATGCAGGTGCCCACAATGTGGTTGTAGTTGATACTAACGGGTATGATCAATGTCTTGCGTCTCCAAACAACGGTGCCTATAACAGCGGCCACGACGTACTGACGTTTAACGTTGCCGGGGACTACTATTTCATATGTGAATGGCACTGCAATCACACCGACCAGAAGCTTAAGGTCACCGTAAACTAG